In Pseudobacter ginsenosidimutans, the following are encoded in one genomic region:
- a CDS encoding homocysteine S-methyltransferase family protein, which translates to MDIRNELKKRILIIDGAMGTMIQRYKLTEEDYRGERFKNWPSDIKGNNEILSLTQPQIIGAIHREYLEAGADIIETNTFSATVIAQGEYGMQEFAYEQNVASARIAREATDEYTAKDPSKPRYVAGAIGPLNKTLSLSPDVNNPGYRALTFDEAMNGYYDQVKGLVEGGVHLLLIETIFDTLNSKAAIFAIKKFFHDTKLPELPIMISGTITDASGRTLSGQTLEAFYTSVMHARPLSIGLNCALGANDMRAHIEELSQIAACYTSAYPNAGLPNAMGEYDEQPEQTAHFIEEWAQQGFVNIVGGCCGTTPDHIRHIAEHVKSFKPRELPVLEPSL; encoded by the coding sequence ATGGACATTAGAAATGAGCTGAAAAAACGCATCCTTATCATCGACGGAGCCATGGGAACCATGATCCAGCGGTATAAGCTCACAGAAGAAGACTATCGCGGAGAGCGTTTCAAAAACTGGCCCTCAGACATCAAAGGAAACAACGAGATCCTTTCCCTCACACAGCCCCAGATCATCGGGGCCATTCATCGCGAATACCTGGAGGCAGGAGCCGATATCATTGAAACGAATACTTTCTCTGCTACCGTTATTGCGCAGGGTGAATATGGCATGCAGGAATTTGCGTACGAACAGAATGTTGCATCAGCGCGCATCGCACGCGAAGCTACCGATGAATACACAGCCAAAGACCCTTCCAAACCCCGTTATGTTGCCGGCGCCATCGGACCGCTCAATAAAACGCTGAGCCTTTCTCCCGATGTGAACAATCCCGGCTATCGCGCCCTCACTTTCGATGAAGCGATGAACGGTTACTATGATCAGGTCAAAGGCCTGGTGGAAGGCGGCGTTCACCTGCTGCTGATCGAAACCATCTTCGATACCCTCAACTCGAAGGCGGCCATCTTCGCCATCAAGAAATTCTTCCACGATACAAAGCTCCCGGAACTGCCCATCATGATCAGCGGTACTATTACCGATGCATCCGGCAGAACCCTGAGCGGCCAAACCCTGGAAGCATTCTATACCTCCGTAATGCATGCAAGGCCGCTCAGCATCGGCCTCAACTGCGCACTCGGCGCCAACGATATGCGTGCGCATATCGAAGAGCTAAGCCAGATCGCCGCCTGCTATACATCGGCCTATCCCAATGCCGGGCTTCCCAATGCCATGGGAGAATACGATGAACAACCTGAGCAAACTGCCCACTTCATTGAAGAATGGGCCCAGCAGGGGTTTGTGAACATCGTAGGCGGATGTTGCGGCACTACGCCTGACCATATCCGTCATATTGCTGAACATGTGAAATCATTTAAACCAAGAGAGCTGCCGGTACTGGAGCCTTCCCTCTGA
- the recR gene encoding recombination mediator RecR has protein sequence MQFSSELLENAVNEFARLPGIGKKTALRLVLHLLKTETEKVESFGEAIVRMRQEIKFCQRCFNVSDTDICAICSNPLRKQNLICVVESIRDVIAIESTQQFSGTYHILGGIISPLDGIGPDQLNIEALVQRIKNDQPEEVIFALNPNIQGDTTIYYIQKKLASLPVKVTTIARGISFGGELEYADEMTLARSISNRLPVESYVSNR, from the coding sequence ATGCAATTTTCGTCCGAATTATTAGAGAATGCAGTGAATGAATTTGCCAGGCTCCCGGGCATCGGTAAGAAGACCGCGCTCAGGCTGGTATTGCATTTACTCAAGACAGAAACAGAAAAAGTGGAAAGCTTCGGAGAAGCCATTGTGCGCATGCGCCAGGAGATCAAATTCTGCCAGCGCTGCTTCAATGTATCCGATACAGATATCTGCGCCATCTGCTCCAATCCCCTTCGCAAGCAGAACCTCATCTGCGTAGTGGAAAGTATCAGGGATGTGATTGCTATCGAAAGCACCCAGCAGTTCAGCGGCACTTACCATATTCTCGGAGGGATCATTTCCCCGCTGGATGGCATCGGACCCGACCAGCTCAATATCGAAGCCCTCGTGCAGCGTATCAAAAATGACCAGCCTGAAGAAGTGATCTTCGCCCTCAACCCAAATATCCAGGGCGATACCACCATTTACTATATTCAGAAGAAACTGGCCTCGTTGCCGGTGAAAGTCACTACCATCGCCCGTGGCATCTCCTTCGGAGGTGAACTGGAATATGCCGATGAAATGACCCTGGCACGATCCATCTCCAACCGCTTACCCGTTGAAAGCTACGTCAGCAACCGCTGA
- a CDS encoding Ig-like domain-containing domain, which produces MRKINNLFVAALVVFAIAVSMVSSPGCANIAPPTGGPRDSLPPRLVRALPGDSSRNFNSKKVVFEFDEYVQVDNVQENLLVSPTPKINPTVTNKLRTITVTIKDTLEPNTTYAFDFGNAVKDINEGNVYKNFTYVFTTGTTLDSLTVSGNVILAETGMPDSTLIVVLHSSLEDSAVIKDRPRYVARLDKEGKFTFHHLPPGTFNLFALKDEGGQRKYMSNAQLFAFADKPVKTTEPSDITLYAYLEKDTAEPKKAPPAKQPAKSDPKDKRLKFDVNASGGSFDLLDTLRLTFREAPVQSYDSTKLVLANEENEPLEGYTIVRDTSNKFVSIYYPWTENTAYKMLFYPGFATDTLGKEVLKSDTLNFRTRKNSEYGMVRLRFINLDLSKNPVLLFVQNNAVKFSYPFTSRDFYAKLFQPGDYDLRILFDDNKNGIYDPGEFFGKHIQPEKVISVPRKVTVKANWDNEIDITL; this is translated from the coding sequence ATGCGTAAGATCAATAATTTGTTTGTTGCTGCGCTGGTAGTATTCGCTATCGCAGTTAGTATGGTAAGCAGTCCAGGTTGTGCTAACATCGCTCCACCCACCGGTGGACCGAGGGACTCTCTTCCTCCCAGGCTGGTAAGAGCATTGCCCGGTGATTCCTCCCGCAACTTCAACAGCAAGAAAGTAGTATTCGAATTTGATGAATATGTACAAGTGGATAATGTGCAGGAAAATCTCCTGGTATCACCTACACCCAAGATCAACCCTACGGTTACCAATAAGCTCAGAACAATTACCGTAACCATCAAGGATACACTGGAACCCAATACCACCTATGCCTTCGATTTCGGCAATGCCGTCAAAGACATCAATGAGGGCAACGTATATAAGAACTTCACTTACGTATTTACCACGGGCACAACACTGGATTCACTTACCGTCAGCGGTAATGTGATCCTTGCTGAAACGGGTATGCCGGATTCAACACTGATTGTGGTATTGCACAGCAGCCTGGAGGATTCCGCTGTGATCAAGGATCGTCCGCGCTACGTGGCCCGACTGGATAAAGAAGGAAAATTCACTTTCCATCATCTTCCTCCCGGCACTTTCAATCTTTTTGCATTGAAGGATGAAGGCGGACAGAGAAAATACATGAGCAATGCACAGCTCTTTGCTTTTGCAGACAAGCCCGTCAAAACAACTGAGCCCAGCGATATCACTCTCTACGCATATTTAGAGAAAGATACCGCTGAGCCTAAAAAAGCGCCGCCTGCAAAACAACCGGCAAAATCAGATCCCAAAGACAAAAGACTGAAGTTCGATGTCAATGCATCCGGTGGCTCATTCGATCTGCTGGATACGCTGAGACTCACGTTCAGAGAGGCTCCTGTGCAATCTTATGATTCCACCAAACTGGTCCTCGCCAATGAAGAGAACGAACCGCTGGAAGGCTACACCATCGTGCGGGACACCAGCAATAAATTCGTTTCGATCTATTATCCCTGGACCGAGAACACTGCTTACAAAATGCTCTTCTATCCCGGCTTTGCCACAGACACACTCGGCAAAGAAGTACTCAAATCCGACACACTGAATTTCCGCACCAGGAAGAACAGTGAGTACGGGATGGTAAGACTTCGATTCATCAACCTGGACCTCAGCAAGAACCCTGTTCTCCTGTTTGTACAGAACAATGCAGTGAAATTCTCCTATCCATTCACCAGTCGTGATTTCTATGCCAAACTCTTCCAGCCTGGCGATTATGACCTCCGTATCCTTTTCGACGACAATAAGAACGGCATTTACGATCCCGGCGAATTTTTCGGCAAACATATCCAACCTGAGAAAGTGATCTCAGTGCCGCGGAAAGTAACGGTGAAGGCTAATTGGGACAATGAGATCGACATCACTTTATAG
- a CDS encoding ATP-dependent helicase, with amino-acid sequence MSIRREQLLEKFQAEYAHLNEEQKLAVDTIEGPVMVIAGPGTGKTQILASRIGKILLETDSLPQNILCLTYTEAGVVAMRKRLQRFIGSDAYKVNIYTFHAFCNDIIQENLSLFEKTALDPVSDLERIEMFTQLIDAFPKAHPLKRYRGDVYFEIKNLQSLFSTMKKEGWTSAFIIEKIDEYLKDLPNRDGFTYKRAYKQHKPGDLNQNRIDEETEKMEKLRAAVMEFDNFQQLMRARNRYDFDDMINWVIRSFEENKTLLARYQEQYLYILVDEYQDTSGTQNRLVELLLSFWDTPNIFVVGDDDQSIYRFQGANVENMLSLAHTYKDDLLKVVLTKNYRSTQPILNVAQSLINRNNERLIRQIPGLTKELRASHPEMMGLEHMPSIKEYESQRQEMIGITKEIKTLLLQGVQPGRISVIYKENKYGEELTTYLLLQNIPVYSKRNINILELPLVNKLMLLLRYLATEHDIPYSGDEMLFEILHFDWFNIHPIEIAKLSSEVADKQFTSEKISLRRLLFERTSRPPKDLFTVAPDPHLKQASMILEKMVRGISNLTLQQMFELIIREAGVLARVMESEEKIWELQVITGLFDFVQEERRRQPNMSVQQFVNIIDLMEREGLPLPLVRVSGSDKGVNLLTAHGSKGLEFEHVFIAGANAAFWEKKRKPGGGYKLPDTIFTATSQSTVKEEAGDDEELRRLFYVALTRAEQYLTVSYSRFKSDGRELEPSMFIAEILEHHDIPVEKVFVGDEVQAEFQALLLSRNAAPEIGELEEGFISERLNAFVMNLTALNNYLKCPLEFYFKNLVRIPAPKNENTEFGSAVHHALEQFFRKMKANGEQFPLKEVFLEDFKWYMNRHRESFTREQFERRFEYGLEVLSNYYDEYIFRWSKVVTIEQNIRNVVVAGVPLKGKLDKMEFDGKKVNVVDYKTGDPDKNADKFLRFGEKPDKSPHGGDYWRQAVFYKLLVDNYDKKEWTVVSTEFDFIEPSKKKKGYHKETVVIRPEDITTVTQQIRTVWDKIHARDFYTGCGKEDCHWCNFVKTNNLAIALHELKTEDELE; translated from the coding sequence ATGTCCATACGCCGAGAGCAACTCCTGGAAAAATTCCAGGCAGAATACGCCCATCTGAACGAAGAGCAGAAACTGGCAGTAGATACTATTGAAGGCCCCGTAATGGTGATTGCCGGCCCGGGCACAGGAAAAACACAGATCCTGGCCAGCCGCATCGGAAAGATCCTGCTGGAAACTGACTCTTTACCACAGAATATTCTCTGTCTCACTTATACGGAGGCAGGAGTGGTGGCTATGCGCAAAAGACTTCAAAGATTTATCGGGTCGGACGCCTACAAAGTGAACATCTATACTTTCCACGCTTTTTGTAACGATATCATCCAGGAGAATTTATCATTGTTCGAGAAAACGGCACTGGATCCGGTGTCTGACCTGGAGAGGATCGAAATGTTCACGCAACTGATCGATGCTTTCCCCAAGGCACACCCGCTGAAAAGATATCGTGGCGATGTGTATTTCGAAATAAAAAACCTTCAGAGTCTTTTCAGTACGATGAAAAAGGAAGGCTGGACTTCCGCCTTCATTATTGAAAAGATCGATGAATACCTCAAAGATCTTCCCAATCGCGATGGCTTCACCTACAAACGCGCTTACAAACAACATAAGCCCGGCGATCTCAACCAGAACAGGATCGATGAGGAAACAGAAAAAATGGAAAAACTCCGCGCAGCCGTGATGGAGTTCGACAATTTTCAACAACTCATGCGCGCCCGCAACCGGTACGACTTCGATGATATGATCAACTGGGTGATCCGCAGCTTCGAAGAGAACAAGACCCTGCTGGCCCGTTACCAGGAACAATACCTTTACATCCTCGTGGACGAATACCAGGATACTTCGGGTACGCAGAACCGTTTGGTGGAACTGCTTCTCAGCTTCTGGGATACACCCAATATCTTTGTGGTGGGCGATGATGACCAAAGTATCTACCGCTTCCAGGGCGCCAACGTGGAAAACATGTTATCCCTGGCGCATACCTATAAAGATGATCTGCTGAAAGTGGTGCTCACCAAGAACTACCGCTCCACCCAGCCGATACTGAATGTAGCACAATCGCTCATCAACCGCAACAATGAAAGACTGATCCGACAGATCCCCGGCCTCACCAAGGAATTGCGCGCTTCGCATCCTGAAATGATGGGGCTGGAACATATGCCGTCCATCAAGGAGTATGAATCGCAGCGGCAGGAAATGATCGGCATCACCAAAGAGATCAAAACGCTCCTGCTGCAAGGCGTTCAGCCCGGCCGCATCAGCGTGATCTATAAAGAGAACAAATACGGAGAAGAGCTCACCACTTACCTGCTTTTGCAGAATATACCGGTATACAGTAAACGAAATATCAATATTCTCGAACTGCCACTGGTGAATAAGCTGATGCTCCTGCTCCGCTACCTGGCCACCGAACATGATATTCCCTACAGCGGGGATGAAATGCTCTTCGAGATCCTGCACTTCGACTGGTTCAATATCCATCCCATCGAAATTGCTAAACTCAGTTCGGAAGTAGCCGATAAACAATTCACCAGCGAGAAGATCTCCCTCCGCAGGCTGCTGTTCGAGAGAACAAGCCGCCCACCGAAAGATCTTTTCACTGTTGCGCCAGACCCGCACCTGAAGCAGGCCAGCATGATCCTTGAGAAGATGGTGCGTGGTATTTCCAATCTTACTTTACAACAGATGTTCGAGCTGATCATCCGCGAAGCCGGTGTACTGGCCCGTGTAATGGAAAGCGAGGAAAAGATCTGGGAACTGCAGGTGATCACCGGCCTTTTCGATTTTGTACAGGAAGAAAGAAGACGCCAGCCAAATATGTCTGTGCAGCAATTCGTGAATATCATCGATCTGATGGAACGCGAAGGATTGCCTTTACCACTCGTTCGCGTGAGCGGCAGCGATAAAGGCGTGAACCTCCTCACAGCACACGGCTCCAAGGGCCTCGAGTTTGAACATGTATTCATTGCAGGTGCCAATGCCGCCTTCTGGGAAAAGAAAAGAAAACCGGGCGGCGGTTACAAACTGCCGGATACCATCTTCACAGCCACGTCGCAATCCACGGTGAAAGAGGAAGCAGGTGACGACGAAGAACTGCGACGCCTCTTCTACGTAGCATTGACGCGCGCGGAGCAATACCTCACTGTTTCGTATAGTCGCTTCAAATCGGATGGCCGTGAACTGGAGCCTTCCATGTTCATTGCCGAGATCCTGGAGCACCATGATATTCCGGTAGAAAAAGTATTTGTGGGCGATGAAGTGCAGGCCGAGTTCCAGGCACTATTGCTTAGCAGGAATGCAGCCCCGGAAATAGGAGAGCTGGAAGAAGGGTTCATTTCAGAAAGACTGAATGCTTTCGTGATGAACCTCACCGCCCTCAACAATTACCTGAAATGCCCGCTGGAATTCTATTTCAAGAACCTGGTGCGCATTCCCGCGCCGAAGAATGAGAACACGGAATTCGGTTCGGCCGTTCACCATGCGCTGGAACAGTTCTTCCGCAAGATGAAAGCTAATGGAGAACAGTTCCCGCTCAAAGAAGTGTTCCTGGAAGACTTCAAATGGTACATGAACCGCCACCGCGAAAGCTTCACCCGTGAACAATTCGAAAGAAGATTTGAATACGGCCTTGAAGTGCTCAGCAATTATTACGATGAATACATCTTCCGCTGGAGCAAAGTGGTAACCATCGAACAAAATATCCGCAATGTGGTAGTGGCAGGCGTTCCCCTCAAAGGGAAGCTGGATAAAATGGAATTCGACGGCAAGAAAGTGAATGTAGTGGACTATAAAACGGGTGATCCTGATAAGAACGCAGATAAGTTCCTGCGCTTCGGTGAGAAGCCCGATAAAAGCCCGCACGGCGGCGATTACTGGCGTCAGGCTGTCTTCTACAAATTACTGGTGGATAATTACGATAAGAAAGAATGGACAGTGGTCAGTACTGAATTCGATTTTATCGAGCCCAGCAAAAAGAAAAAAGGATACCATAAGGAAACTGTGGTGATCAGGCCGGAAGACATCACTACCGTTACACAACAGATCAGAACCGTGTGGGACAAGATCCATGCGCGCGATTTCTATACCGGGTGTGGTAAAGAAGATTGCCACTGGTGCAATTTTGTAAAAACCAATAATCTCGCCATTGCCTTGCATGAGCTTAAGACGGAAGATGAACTGGAATAG
- a CDS encoding sigma-54-dependent transcriptional regulator yields MKNQNALRIFILEDDLWYGSMLQHYLSLNPDYEVKRFDKPGDLFNQLHENPDVITLDYFMPDMDGSVVLKKIREINQDIKVVIISGQEDLRTAVSLVTGGAFDYIVKDEDTKDRLWNVLLHLKEIVGLKKKIAVLEEEVSKRNDYSKYLIGKSECMEKIFALIGKASGSTITVSVTGETGTGKEMVAKAIHFNSDRNKKPFITVNMAAIPRELVESELFGHEKGAFTGAVTRRIGKFEEAHMGTLFLDEIGELDISLQAKLLRVLQEREITRIGSNEVIPINVRIVVATHRDLMEEVQKKTFREDLYYRLIGLPIKMPPLRERGNDILILAKSFLDQFCDANKISRKNLSPEAARKLVQYEFPGNVRELRSIMELTAVMSEGDTVQPDHIMINTPPVAVHPMNGKERTLREYEVQIIQHFLDRYDKDVLLVARKLEMGKSTIYRMIQSGELRTK; encoded by the coding sequence ATGAAAAATCAGAACGCACTCAGGATCTTTATCCTTGAAGATGATCTGTGGTACGGTTCTATGCTGCAGCATTATCTTTCATTGAATCCTGATTACGAAGTAAAACGATTTGACAAGCCAGGAGATCTTTTCAACCAACTGCACGAGAACCCCGATGTTATTACCCTCGACTATTTCATGCCTGATATGGACGGCAGTGTGGTATTGAAAAAAATAAGGGAGATCAATCAAGACATTAAAGTTGTGATCATTTCAGGTCAGGAAGACCTGCGTACTGCTGTGAGCCTGGTTACGGGCGGTGCTTTCGATTATATTGTAAAAGATGAAGACACCAAAGACAGGCTTTGGAATGTATTGCTGCACCTGAAAGAGATTGTGGGCCTGAAGAAAAAGATTGCTGTGCTGGAAGAGGAAGTAAGTAAAAGGAATGATTACTCGAAGTACCTGATCGGCAAAAGTGAATGCATGGAGAAAATTTTTGCGTTGATCGGTAAAGCTTCCGGCTCCACTATCACTGTGTCTGTTACAGGAGAAACAGGAACGGGTAAAGAGATGGTGGCCAAGGCCATTCACTTCAATTCCGATCGCAATAAGAAGCCATTCATTACCGTGAATATGGCAGCCATTCCCCGGGAGCTGGTGGAAAGTGAACTTTTTGGTCATGAAAAAGGTGCTTTCACGGGCGCGGTTACACGAAGAATCGGTAAATTTGAAGAAGCGCATATGGGAACGCTGTTCCTGGACGAGATCGGTGAGCTGGATATCAGTCTGCAGGCGAAGCTGCTTCGGGTATTGCAGGAGCGCGAGATCACCAGGATCGGAAGCAACGAAGTGATCCCAATTAACGTAAGGATAGTGGTGGCTACCCACCGCGATCTGATGGAAGAAGTGCAAAAGAAGACATTCCGGGAAGACTTGTATTATCGTTTGATCGGTCTTCCCATCAAGATGCCGCCGCTGCGTGAGCGGGGCAATGATATCCTGATATTGGCAAAGTCTTTCCTCGATCAGTTCTGTGATGCCAATAAAATCTCAAGAAAGAACCTCTCTCCCGAAGCCGCCAGAAAGCTGGTACAGTATGAATTCCCGGGTAATGTGCGTGAACTGCGTTCTATAATGGAGCTCACGGCCGTGATGTCTGAAGGTGATACTGTACAGCCGGATCATATCATGATCAACACGCCACCGGTGGCGGTACATCCGATGAATGGAAAAGAACGTACGCTTCGCGAATATGAAGTGCAGATCATCCAGCATTTTTTAGACAGGTACGACAAAGATGTGTTGCTGGTGGCGCGCAAGCTGGAAATGGGAAAATCTACGATCTATCGAATGATCCAATCCGGAGAGCTGAGAACCAAATAA
- a CDS encoding response regulator, translating to MLQEINYRSLGKRKILVAEDTSVNQFLVRRIIEGWGLEVDIANNGQEALSMVQEGEYDLVLMDIQMPIMDGIEATRHIRQLPQSIKATIPIVALTANFLKGDREKYRAAGMNDFLPKPFNESALFVVVSNNLQQQGVPIKPKVPILEERPATNDQLYDLSSLRGMSGGDEGFVNKLVQLYITLSSESLLLMKEELRLERYEEVSKLAHKMKAPAGTMRISSIKHIICSIVDLPLQDAPAKMPELVERLDTAMQKCLDKLRMEFPD from the coding sequence ATGTTGCAGGAAATCAACTACCGTAGCCTGGGCAAGCGAAAGATACTGGTAGCGGAAGACACCAGCGTTAACCAATTCCTCGTACGCAGGATCATCGAGGGCTGGGGACTTGAAGTGGATATCGCCAATAACGGGCAGGAAGCACTATCGATGGTGCAGGAAGGTGAGTACGACCTGGTGCTGATGGACATCCAGATGCCCATTATGGATGGCATTGAAGCCACCAGGCATATCCGGCAGTTGCCGCAAAGTATCAAGGCCACTATTCCTATTGTGGCGCTCACTGCTAATTTTCTCAAAGGTGATCGGGAGAAATATCGCGCAGCGGGCATGAACGATTTCTTGCCAAAGCCATTCAATGAATCAGCCTTATTTGTGGTGGTATCCAACAATCTGCAGCAGCAGGGTGTTCCTATCAAACCGAAAGTACCGATCCTTGAAGAGCGCCCTGCAACTAATGATCAGCTTTATGATCTGAGCAGTCTGAGAGGAATGAGTGGCGGCGATGAAGGGTTCGTGAACAAGCTGGTTCAGTTGTATATCACGCTCAGTTCTGAATCGCTTTTGTTGATGAAGGAGGAGTTGAGGTTGGAGCGGTATGAAGAAGTAAGTAAACTGGCGCATAAGATGAAAGCGCCTGCAGGCACCATGCGCATCAGTTCGATCAAGCATATCATCTGTTCCATTGTTGACCTGCCTTTGCAGGATGCACCGGCAAAAATGCCGGAACTGGTAGAGCGGCTGGACACAGCCATGCAAAAATGCCTGGATAAGCTGCGAATGGAATTCCCTGACTAA
- a CDS encoding SRPBCC family protein, with product MAHHSIKAVQRIPISVDEAWRFFSVPENLVRITPADFSFQIISHHHGGQIYQGQIIEYNVRPLWNIPWYWMTEITHVQPQQYFVDEQRYGPFGIWHHQHHFAPVDGGVEMTDIVHYSVPGWWFGSLVNKLVVGKKLEALFRYRFGEIEKMFGKWEGQSCNVKMY from the coding sequence ATGGCCCATCATTCTATCAAGGCGGTTCAGCGTATACCCATCAGCGTTGATGAAGCCTGGCGATTTTTTTCCGTACCGGAGAACCTGGTGCGGATCACTCCTGCAGATTTTTCTTTTCAAATTATTTCCCATCATCATGGCGGGCAGATCTATCAGGGGCAGATCATCGAGTATAATGTGCGTCCGCTCTGGAATATCCCCTGGTATTGGATGACGGAGATCACACATGTGCAGCCTCAGCAATACTTTGTTGATGAACAACGCTATGGTCCGTTTGGGATCTGGCATCACCAGCACCATTTTGCTCCGGTAGATGGTGGTGTGGAGATGACGGATATTGTACATTACAGTGTGCCCGGTTGGTGGTTCGGTAGCCTGGTGAACAAATTGGTGGTGGGGAAGAAATTGGAAGCGCTGTTCAGGTACAGGTTTGGTGAGATAGAAAAGATGTTCGGGAAATGGGAAGGACAATCTTGTAATGTAAAAATGTACTAG
- a CDS encoding tetratricopeptide repeat protein: protein MKFYSWIIRYRFYVGIILILGGVAANVYSSFWPAFPLYFVGLILLLSHFLIGPLRLVQEYMEAGDIEGAQRVVNSVKFPGLLIKPVRSAYFTIKGQLEMANQNFDAAEASMKKGMSLTTKMTADMKGANFLQMGMISLQKGDFRQGEKYIREALRAGINDKESEAVAYLQMCNIMMNKREFRAAKEFFRKTKALKPTNPEVVGQIKEIEKYIARIPG from the coding sequence ATGAAGTTTTACTCCTGGATTATCCGTTATAGATTTTACGTCGGAATTATTCTGATTCTCGGAGGCGTGGCCGCCAATGTGTATTCTTCGTTCTGGCCCGCATTCCCATTATATTTTGTTGGATTGATCCTCCTCCTCAGCCATTTCCTGATCGGACCGCTCAGGCTGGTGCAGGAATACATGGAAGCCGGTGATATCGAAGGCGCGCAGCGTGTAGTGAACTCCGTGAAATTCCCCGGACTCCTCATCAAACCTGTCCGCTCCGCCTACTTTACCATAAAAGGACAGCTCGAAATGGCCAACCAGAATTTCGATGCCGCCGAAGCCAGCATGAAAAAAGGTATGTCGCTCACCACCAAAATGACTGCCGACATGAAAGGAGCCAACTTCCTCCAGATGGGCATGATCTCTCTCCAAAAAGGTGATTTCAGACAAGGTGAAAAATATATCCGCGAAGCACTCCGCGCAGGTATCAACGATAAAGAATCAGAAGCTGTTGCCTATCTCCAGATGTGCAATATCATGATGAACAAACGCGAGTTCCGTGCCGCCAAAGAATTCTTCCGCAAAACAAAGGCCTTAAAACCTACCAACCCGGAAGTAGTTGGACAAATCAAAGAAATCGAAAAATATATCGCCAGGATCCCGGGATAA